A part of Micromonospora chersina genomic DNA contains:
- a CDS encoding YciI family protein has product MAQYLMSVLTDTADLATEAEMAAIDVFNERLRADGHWVFAGGLASAASSTVVDGRGGEPVFTDGPYVESKEQVIGFWIIEAPHLDVALRLAASGSKACNRRVELRPFLG; this is encoded by the coding sequence ATGGCGCAGTACCTGATGTCCGTGCTCACCGACACGGCCGACCTCGCCACCGAGGCGGAGATGGCCGCGATCGACGTCTTCAACGAGCGGCTCCGGGCCGACGGCCACTGGGTCTTCGCCGGCGGTCTCGCGTCGGCCGCCTCGTCCACGGTGGTCGACGGCCGCGGCGGGGAGCCGGTGTTCACCGACGGGCCCTACGTGGAGTCGAAGGAGCAGGTCATCGGCTTCTGGATCATCGAGGCGCCCCACCTCGACGTGGCGCTCCGGCTCGCCGCCTCCGGGTCGAAGGCCTGCAACCGGAGGGTCGAACTCCGGCCGTTCCTGGGCTGA
- the treZ gene encoding malto-oligosyltrehalose trehalohydrolase, protein MTEFTVWAPEAARVRLRLPGVADHDMRPGPEGWWRVEVPGAGPGTDYAFLLDDDERALPDPRSAWQPQGVHGPSRRYDHAAFGWTDQGWTGRQLPGSVLYELHIGTFTPEGTFDAAIGRLDHLVDLGVDLIELLPVNAFNGEHNWGYDGVCWYAPHEPYGGPDGLKRFVDAAHAKGLGVILDVVYNHFGPSGAYAPRFAPYLSEQSNPWGRTVNLDGPHSDGVRRYIVDSVLMWLRDYHVDGLRLDAVHAMPDSRATHLLEEVAVEVETLSTHLGRPLSLIAESDLNDPKLITPREAGGYGLHAQWNDDAHHALHTLLTGERQGYYGDFGSLECLTDVLTGAFFHAGTWSSFRNRSHGRPVDRQRTPGHRFVAYLQNHDQIGNRATGDRISATLSAGLLRVGATLLMTAPFTPMLFMGEEWAASTPWQFFTSHPEPELATAVATGRRREFAAHGWPPGDVPDPQDPQTFVRSRLDWAELDKPEHREMYDFYRRLIALRKRRPDLSDPRLSHVEVRHGDQFLLMRRGGCLVVANLAGKAQRINLPGVVRRVLLATSEGVTVMRDGIELPAESAAIVAL, encoded by the coding sequence ATGACCGAGTTCACGGTGTGGGCGCCCGAAGCCGCCCGGGTCCGGCTGCGCCTGCCCGGCGTCGCCGACCACGACATGCGTCCCGGGCCGGAGGGCTGGTGGCGGGTCGAGGTGCCCGGCGCCGGACCCGGCACCGACTACGCGTTCCTCCTCGACGACGACGAGCGGGCCCTGCCCGACCCCCGGTCGGCCTGGCAGCCGCAGGGCGTGCACGGGCCGAGCCGGCGCTACGACCACGCCGCGTTCGGCTGGACCGACCAGGGCTGGACCGGGCGGCAGCTGCCCGGCAGCGTCCTCTACGAGCTGCACATCGGCACCTTCACCCCGGAGGGCACCTTCGACGCGGCGATCGGCCGCCTCGACCACCTGGTCGACCTCGGCGTCGACCTCATCGAGCTGCTCCCGGTCAACGCCTTCAACGGCGAGCACAACTGGGGCTACGACGGCGTCTGCTGGTACGCGCCGCACGAGCCGTACGGCGGGCCGGACGGGCTCAAGCGCTTCGTCGACGCGGCGCACGCGAAGGGGCTGGGGGTGATCCTCGACGTCGTCTACAACCATTTCGGGCCCTCCGGGGCCTACGCGCCGCGGTTCGCGCCGTACCTCAGCGAGCAGAGCAACCCCTGGGGCCGCACCGTCAACCTGGACGGGCCGCACTCCGACGGGGTGCGCCGCTACATCGTCGACAGCGTGCTCATGTGGCTGCGCGACTACCACGTCGACGGGCTGCGGCTGGACGCCGTGCACGCCATGCCCGACTCCCGGGCCACCCACCTCCTGGAGGAGGTCGCGGTCGAGGTGGAGACGCTCTCCACCCACCTGGGCCGGCCGCTGTCGCTGATCGCCGAGAGCGACCTCAACGACCCGAAGCTGATCACCCCGCGGGAGGCCGGCGGCTACGGGCTGCACGCCCAGTGGAACGACGACGCCCACCACGCGCTGCACACCCTGCTCACCGGGGAACGGCAGGGCTACTACGGCGACTTCGGCTCGCTCGAATGCCTCACCGACGTGCTGACCGGTGCGTTCTTCCACGCCGGCACCTGGTCCAGCTTCCGCAACCGCAGCCACGGCCGGCCCGTCGACCGGCAGCGCACGCCGGGGCACCGGTTCGTGGCGTACCTCCAGAACCACGACCAGATCGGCAACCGGGCCACCGGGGACCGGATCTCCGCCACGCTCTCCGCCGGGCTGCTGCGCGTCGGCGCCACCCTGCTCATGACCGCGCCGTTCACCCCCATGCTGTTCATGGGGGAGGAGTGGGCCGCCAGCACCCCCTGGCAGTTCTTCACCAGCCACCCGGAGCCGGAGCTGGCCACCGCCGTGGCGACCGGGCGCCGGCGGGAGTTCGCGGCCCACGGCTGGCCGCCGGGGGACGTGCCCGACCCGCAGGACCCGCAGACCTTCGTGCGGTCCCGGCTCGACTGGGCCGAGCTGGACAAGCCCGAGCACCGGGAGATGTACGACTTCTACCGGCGGCTCATCGCGCTGCGCAAGCGCCGCCCCGACCTGTCCGACCCGCGGCTCAGCCACGTCGAGGTACGCCACGGCGACCAGTTCCTGCTGATGCGCCGCGGCGGCTGCCTCGTGGTGGCGAACCTGGCCGGCAAGGCGCAGCGGATCAACCTGCCCGGTGTGGTGCGCCGGGTGCTGCTCGCCACCTCCGAAGGGGTCACCGTCATGCGGGACGGGATCGAACTGCCGGCGGAGTCGGCCGCGATCGTCGCGCTCTGA
- the treY gene encoding malto-oligosyltrehalose synthase has translation MPDTPHPRSTYRIQVRPGFDLDATAGLAGYLADLGVTHLYSAPLLTATPGSQHGYDVVDHRAVNPELGGEGGRQRLVRALRAAGLGLVVDIVPNHAGVARPAANPAWWDVLRRGRASAYADWFDIDWDRGRLLLPVLADTPDALDDLKVVDGELRYHEHRFPIADGTGDGTPREVHDRQHYELVNWRRGDTELTYRRFFAVSDLAGLRVEDPEVFRATHAEILRWAAAGDLDGIRVDHPDGLRDPAGYLARLRAAAPGAWLVVEKILEYGEELPDWPVDGTTGYDALAAAGGLFVDPDAEADFTALDGRLTGRHTSWEDLTHDTKLAAATRLLAAELSRLAALVPELPAEQVRPALAELAACFPVYRGYPPEGARHLAAARAEAGRRRPDLTTVLDAVTARLRDPDHELAARFPQLSGAVMAKGVEDTAYYRWSRFVALNEVGGSPAHFGVAPAEFHRFAAARQVRWPASMTTLSTHDTKRGEDIRARLAVLSELPGRWAERVADWMSRAPLADPAFAHLLWQTAVGAWPIERERLHAYAEKAAREASASTSWADPDPAFEHELHALVDRMYDDPELHAQLTAFADEITPAGWSNSLGQKLVQLAMPGVPDTYQGTELWENSLVDPDNRRPVDFAVRRDLLARLDAGWRPAVAADGAAKLLVVSRTLRLRRDRPELFTGYRPVPAQGPAGAHAVAFDRGGAVAVATRLPLRLARAGGWGDTTLAISGNSVTDVFTGRVYSGSELLMHDLLSTYPVALLAPTDSVEAAA, from the coding sequence ATGCCCGACACCCCTCACCCCCGCAGCACCTACCGGATCCAGGTCCGCCCCGGCTTCGACCTCGACGCCACCGCCGGCCTCGCCGGCTACCTGGCCGACCTCGGCGTCACCCACCTCTACAGCGCGCCCCTGCTCACCGCCACCCCCGGCTCGCAGCACGGCTACGACGTGGTCGACCACCGGGCGGTCAACCCGGAACTCGGGGGCGAGGGCGGCCGGCAGCGCCTCGTCCGGGCGCTGCGCGCGGCGGGGCTCGGCCTGGTCGTGGACATCGTGCCCAACCACGCCGGGGTGGCCCGGCCGGCGGCCAACCCGGCCTGGTGGGACGTGCTGCGCCGGGGCCGGGCCTCGGCGTACGCGGACTGGTTCGACATCGACTGGGACCGGGGCCGGCTGCTGCTGCCCGTCCTCGCCGACACCCCCGACGCCCTCGACGACCTCAAGGTGGTCGACGGCGAGCTGCGCTACCACGAGCACCGCTTCCCGATCGCCGACGGCACCGGGGACGGCACCCCGCGCGAGGTGCACGACCGGCAGCACTACGAGCTGGTCAACTGGCGCCGCGGCGACACCGAGCTGACGTACCGCCGGTTCTTCGCCGTCTCCGACCTGGCCGGCCTCCGGGTGGAGGACCCGGAGGTCTTCCGCGCCACCCACGCGGAGATCCTGCGCTGGGCCGCCGCCGGCGACCTCGACGGCATCCGCGTCGACCACCCGGACGGGCTGCGCGACCCCGCCGGCTACCTGGCGCGGCTGCGCGCCGCCGCGCCCGGCGCGTGGCTGGTGGTCGAGAAGATCCTGGAGTACGGGGAGGAGCTGCCGGACTGGCCGGTCGACGGCACCACCGGCTACGACGCCCTGGCCGCGGCCGGTGGGCTCTTCGTCGACCCGGACGCCGAGGCGGACTTCACGGCGCTGGACGGCCGGCTGACCGGCCGGCACACCTCGTGGGAGGACCTCACCCACGACACCAAGCTGGCGGCGGCCACCCGGCTGCTCGCCGCCGAGCTGAGCCGGCTCGCCGCGCTCGTCCCCGAACTGCCCGCCGAGCAGGTCCGGCCGGCCCTCGCCGAGCTGGCCGCCTGCTTCCCGGTCTACCGCGGCTACCCGCCGGAGGGCGCCCGGCACCTGGCCGCCGCCCGCGCCGAGGCCGGCCGGCGCCGCCCCGACCTGACCACCGTGCTGGACGCGGTCACCGCCCGGCTCCGCGACCCCGACCACGAGCTGGCCGCCCGCTTCCCGCAGCTCTCCGGCGCGGTCATGGCCAAGGGCGTGGAGGACACCGCCTACTACCGGTGGAGCCGGTTCGTGGCCCTCAACGAGGTGGGCGGCAGCCCGGCCCACTTCGGGGTGGCGCCGGCCGAGTTCCACCGCTTCGCCGCCGCCCGTCAGGTGCGCTGGCCGGCGAGCATGACCACGCTCTCCACCCACGACACGAAGCGCGGCGAGGACATCCGGGCCCGGCTCGCCGTCCTGTCCGAGCTGCCCGGGCGCTGGGCCGAACGGGTCGCCGACTGGATGTCCCGGGCGCCGCTGGCCGACCCCGCGTTCGCCCACCTGCTCTGGCAGACCGCCGTCGGGGCCTGGCCGATCGAGCGGGAGCGCCTGCACGCGTACGCGGAGAAGGCCGCCCGGGAGGCGTCGGCGTCGACGAGCTGGGCCGACCCGGACCCGGCGTTCGAGCACGAGCTGCACGCCCTTGTCGACCGGATGTACGACGACCCGGAGCTGCACGCCCAGCTCACCGCGTTCGCCGACGAGATCACCCCGGCCGGCTGGTCCAACTCGCTCGGGCAGAAGCTGGTCCAGCTCGCCATGCCCGGTGTTCCGGACACCTACCAGGGCACCGAGCTGTGGGAGAACTCCCTGGTCGACCCGGACAACCGCCGCCCGGTCGACTTCGCCGTACGCCGGGACCTGCTGGCCCGGCTCGACGCCGGCTGGCGGCCCGCGGTGGCCGCCGACGGCGCGGCGAAGCTGCTCGTGGTCTCCCGCACCCTGCGGCTGCGCCGGGACCGCCCGGAGCTGTTCACCGGCTACCGGCCGGTGCCCGCGCAGGGCCCGGCCGGCGCGCACGCGGTGGCCTTCGACCGGGGCGGCGCCGTCGCGGTGGCCACCCGGCTGCCGCTGCGGCTGGCCCGCGCCGGCGGCTGGGGCGACACGACGCTGGCGATTTCCGGCAACAGTGTTACGGACGTGTTCACCGGTCGGGTCTACAGTGGGTCTGAGCTGCTGATGCACGATCTGCTGAGCACCTATCCCGTCGCCCTCCTCGCTCCCACCGACTCCGTGGAGGCAGCCGCATGA